From the genome of Spirosomataceae bacterium TFI 002, one region includes:
- a CDS encoding 1-deoxy-D-xylulose 5-phosphate reductoisomerase encodes MHKLLGMEKRNIAILGSTGSIGTQALEVIAANEDLFAVEVLTAQNNADLLIAQAAQFKPNAVVISNEKLYDKVFAALDPLDIKVYSGEKSLSSIVEMESIHMVLTALVGYVGLLPTIRAINAKKHIALANKETLVVAGEIITQLALENRVDILPVDSEHSAIFQCLVGEHMNPIEKIILTASGGPFRGKDKQFLETVKKEQALKHPNWEMGAKITIDSASLMNKGLEVIEAKWLFDLKAEQIDVIVHPQSIVHSIVQFEDGSMKAQMGLPDMKLPIQYALGFPQRLKSDFPRFDFVNYPSLTFEKPDMETFRNLGFAFEALKKGGNLACIVNAANEVAVEAFLKDKVSFLGMSDIIETCMAKVEYVAKPTIDDYIASDSRTREVALSLVEG; translated from the coding sequence TTGCACAAATTATTAGGCATGGAGAAAAGAAACATTGCAATATTGGGTTCTACGGGTTCTATAGGCACTCAAGCCTTGGAAGTCATTGCTGCGAATGAAGACTTATTTGCGGTAGAAGTATTGACAGCCCAAAACAATGCAGACTTACTGATAGCACAAGCAGCTCAATTCAAGCCAAATGCAGTTGTAATAAGCAATGAAAAACTTTATGATAAAGTTTTTGCCGCATTGGACCCGCTAGATATTAAGGTTTATTCGGGTGAAAAGTCGCTTTCTTCAATCGTGGAAATGGAGAGTATTCATATGGTTCTTACAGCATTGGTAGGCTATGTTGGTCTTTTGCCTACGATTAGAGCTATCAATGCCAAAAAACACATAGCTCTTGCCAACAAAGAAACATTGGTAGTTGCTGGTGAAATAATTACTCAACTAGCTCTTGAAAACAGAGTTGATATTTTACCCGTAGATAGTGAGCATTCTGCTATATTTCAGTGTTTGGTAGGTGAACATATGAACCCGATAGAGAAGATCATTCTCACGGCAAGTGGAGGGCCTTTTAGAGGAAAAGACAAACAGTTTCTTGAAACGGTAAAGAAAGAGCAAGCACTCAAGCACCCAAATTGGGAAATGGGAGCTAAAATAACCATTGACTCTGCTTCACTTATGAACAAGGGTCTTGAAGTAATAGAAGCAAAGTGGCTTTTTGATTTGAAAGCAGAGCAAATAGATGTTATTGTGCACCCACAGAGTATTGTTCATTCTATCGTACAGTTTGAAGATGGAAGCATGAAAGCACAAATGGGTTTGCCCGATATGAAGTTGCCCATTCAATATGCTTTGGGTTTTCCGCAGCGACTAAAATCTGACTTTCCAAGGTTTGATTTTGTCAATTACCCAAGTCTTACCTTCGAAAAGCCCGATATGGAAACTTTTAGGAATTTAGGTTTTGCGTTTGAGGCACTTAAGAAAGGTGGGAATTTGGCTTGTATTGTAAATGCTGCAAATGAAGTAGCAGTCGAAGCGTTTTTGAAAGATAAAGTTAGTTTCTTAGGCATGTCCGATATTATTGAAACATGTATGGCCAAAGTGGAATACGTCGCTAAGCCAACAATTGACGACTACATAGCAAGTGATAGCAGAACAAGGGAAGTAGCATTAAGCTTGGTTGAAGGTTGA
- a CDS encoding MerR HTH family regulatory protein: MKQEHLISTETICTHYNIEVTFVDSLYNMGLIEIEVVEQSKYIHKDGIGDLEKILRLHNELNVNLEGIDVVLQLLEKERKLREEVSALKNRLRLYEEG; encoded by the coding sequence ATGAAACAAGAACACTTAATTTCGACAGAAACAATTTGTACTCACTATAACATCGAAGTCACCTTTGTAGATTCTCTATATAACATGGGACTCATTGAAATAGAGGTCGTTGAACAAAGTAAATACATCCACAAAGATGGCATTGGTGACCTTGAAAAGATATTAAGACTCCATAACGAGCTTAATGTAAACCTTGAAGGCATCGACGTTGTGCTGCAGCTTCTCGAAAAAGAAAGAAAATTAAGAGAGGAAGTAAGTGCTTTAAAGAACCGGTTGAGGCTTTATGAGGAGGGTTGA
- a CDS encoding curved DNA-binding protein, whose product MAFVDYYKVLGISKSATEKEIKAAYRKLARKFHPDVNPDNKDAESKFKEINEANEVLSDPEKRKKYDKFGKDWKHGEEFERARQTQRQSSQQDFGGGDYSDFFESMFGGSGGYSQSRTSPRFKGQDFNAELHLDLKDVFTAQQQILTVNGKKLRLTIPAGVDDGLVIKISEKGGPGINGGPNGDLYLKFVITNKTDFKREGNNLYKNIDLDLYTAILGGEITIDTFDVKVKLKIKPETQNDTKVKLKGKGFPVYKKDGEFGDLIITYRIQTPVNLSEKEKELFRELQNMRAV is encoded by the coding sequence ATGGCATTTGTAGATTATTATAAGGTCCTAGGCATTTCAAAGTCTGCAACAGAAAAGGAAATAAAAGCTGCTTATCGTAAGCTAGCACGTAAATTTCACCCCGACGTAAACCCAGACAACAAAGACGCCGAGTCTAAATTTAAGGAGATAAATGAGGCCAATGAAGTACTGAGTGACCCAGAAAAACGCAAAAAGTACGATAAGTTCGGCAAGGATTGGAAGCATGGAGAAGAGTTTGAAAGGGCTCGGCAAACACAGAGGCAGTCTAGCCAGCAAGACTTTGGCGGAGGAGATTATTCAGATTTCTTTGAGTCTATGTTTGGTGGATCTGGTGGATATTCACAAAGCAGAACCAGCCCCAGGTTCAAAGGACAAGACTTTAATGCCGAGTTACACTTAGATCTTAAAGATGTTTTCACCGCTCAGCAACAAATCCTAACAGTAAATGGAAAGAAACTACGACTCACTATTCCAGCTGGAGTAGATGATGGGCTGGTTATCAAAATAAGTGAAAAGGGGGGACCAGGAATAAACGGAGGACCGAACGGAGACTTATATCTAAAATTCGTCATAACTAATAAAACGGATTTCAAACGAGAAGGCAACAACCTTTATAAAAACATAGACCTAGACTTGTACACAGCCATTCTTGGTGGTGAAATTACTATTGATACTTTCGATGTTAAAGTAAAGCTTAAAATCAAGCCAGAAACACAAAACGATACTAAAGTAAAGTTAAAAGGGAAGGGTTTTCCTGTTTACAAAAAAGATGGTGAGTTCGGAGATTTGATAATCACTTATCGCATCCAAACACCAGTAAATCTAAGCGAAAAAGAAAAAGAATTATTCAGAGAATTACAAAACATGAGAGCTGTATGA
- a CDS encoding Heparinase II/III-like protein: MKGYKLILPLAILCLHFDTNGQNHPEIYIKESQKTEFVKRVESSERVSEFVDELKIELEPYVARHVSDPEWIVSRLQMYWNTKYKRVYVNGMDFSHGEGEAPVPTVKFSGSRDWATDYLLPEIKDIKPYLDDPRGMFLQNDKKEGKPWEWVAPSETGHIIENINRKIMKLAEDASFLYWLIGDERYAKFASDIVIKYSEGMYHRDAPQTIGDHKNALLMGLQTFEVIHEGIVEPYTVAYDFLFDYLTKNKKDVQMIQSVFRKWADQEIKYGVADNNWNMMQARFITYLAIALEDDVAYSDGKGQQYYIDQVLNQNSVKQKALKDVLLNFDPETAIWPEVAHYSIMVSDDLLEIYSILDKTMNNNLLAQSPILEKAILANFQYLFPNDFTAAYGDAKHSPLRYNSLELLISNYHKYGAIEKEKTITKQLRRFLENGAYTRTEIKSLFDLFFYQESLMEIPAAKTFAEMVTPTFYSPNVSWIVQRNGNSIEEGMMVSKNASLGNHSHTNGINLELFAKGMVIAPDAAAGVSYWSPDHIEYYSRFPAHNTVIVDGKSDYRNMRGTQAFSVNGIYPIPNQSTDFSIGNTFSDVSFTEPSTGAAQRRLTGTVRTSSTSGYFVDIFRSAREDGRDKKHEYLFHSQGNDVVLQDEEGQVISTLPTEELASSKGDLVGYDYFKDKQSVSYNKNFVAMFEMPSITGKELKVNLWMKGYKGREIFTVKAPHSRAINSKSVPEELYHKESPTLVVRQSGEAHSRPFVTIIDAFNTTDNYKIENVNYFSSQDTNSDFIGVDVSTSGIQKDYIFNDTKGKRIYKTSNGNFKGTYGVISTTKSVVKSLFLGNGELLEKEGWKIEASNSGSNILLERTSDGFFIDASHNFILTIPTSGLASKAQLYTVNKDGIKRSFKRIEVNKSHLKFKIPALSGVQLFME; the protein is encoded by the coding sequence ATGAAAGGGTATAAACTCATTTTACCTCTAGCCATTTTATGTCTTCACTTTGACACAAATGGACAAAACCATCCAGAAATTTATATTAAAGAATCGCAAAAAACCGAATTTGTGAAACGGGTTGAATCATCGGAAAGGGTCAGTGAATTTGTGGATGAATTGAAAATTGAGCTAGAGCCGTATGTCGCTCGGCACGTAAGTGATCCAGAATGGATAGTTTCTCGCCTGCAAATGTATTGGAACACGAAATACAAGAGAGTTTATGTCAATGGAATGGACTTTTCGCATGGTGAAGGAGAAGCCCCAGTACCAACAGTTAAGTTTTCTGGTTCTCGTGATTGGGCAACTGACTATTTACTGCCCGAAATAAAGGATATAAAGCCATACCTGGATGACCCTCGTGGAATGTTCCTTCAAAATGACAAAAAAGAGGGAAAGCCTTGGGAGTGGGTGGCACCTTCGGAAACGGGACATATCATAGAAAACATAAATCGAAAGATAATGAAGCTGGCAGAAGATGCCAGTTTTTTATATTGGCTGATCGGAGATGAGCGATATGCTAAGTTTGCATCAGATATCGTGATAAAATACTCTGAAGGAATGTACCATAGAGACGCTCCTCAAACAATAGGAGATCATAAAAATGCCCTATTAATGGGCTTGCAGACATTTGAAGTAATTCACGAAGGAATCGTAGAACCATACACTGTTGCGTATGATTTCTTGTTCGACTATTTGACCAAAAACAAAAAAGATGTTCAAATGATCCAGTCCGTGTTTCGTAAGTGGGCGGATCAAGAGATAAAATACGGCGTTGCCGATAATAACTGGAACATGATGCAGGCTCGCTTTATCACTTACCTAGCAATTGCTCTTGAAGATGATGTTGCTTATAGTGATGGAAAAGGACAGCAATACTACATTGACCAAGTACTCAACCAGAACTCTGTTAAACAAAAAGCACTAAAGGATGTCTTGCTCAATTTTGACCCTGAAACTGCAATTTGGCCAGAAGTAGCACACTACTCTATCATGGTCTCAGATGATTTATTGGAGATATATAGCATTTTGGACAAAACCATGAATAATAACTTATTGGCTCAGTCTCCAATTCTTGAAAAAGCAATATTAGCAAATTTTCAATACTTGTTTCCAAACGACTTTACGGCAGCATATGGAGATGCAAAACATTCCCCTTTACGTTATAACTCACTTGAATTGCTTATTTCAAACTATCACAAATATGGAGCAATCGAGAAAGAGAAAACGATAACAAAACAGTTAAGGCGTTTTTTAGAAAATGGTGCGTATACAAGAACAGAGATAAAATCACTATTCGATTTATTCTTTTATCAAGAATCTTTAATGGAAATACCTGCAGCAAAAACTTTTGCAGAAATGGTTACACCGACTTTTTATTCTCCTAATGTGAGTTGGATTGTGCAACGAAATGGAAATTCAATAGAAGAAGGAATGATGGTTTCAAAAAATGCATCATTGGGAAATCATTCACACACCAATGGGATCAACCTTGAATTGTTTGCAAAAGGAATGGTAATTGCCCCTGATGCGGCAGCTGGTGTGAGCTACTGGTCTCCTGATCATATTGAGTATTACAGTCGCTTTCCTGCACATAATACAGTCATAGTGGATGGTAAATCAGATTATAGAAATATGCGAGGTACGCAAGCTTTTTCAGTGAATGGTATTTATCCTATACCTAATCAAAGCACTGATTTTAGCATTGGAAACACGTTTTCAGATGTAAGTTTTACAGAGCCATCTACCGGTGCCGCTCAACGCAGGCTTACCGGAACTGTACGTACAAGCTCAACATCCGGTTATTTTGTGGATATTTTTCGCTCAGCAAGAGAAGACGGCAGAGATAAAAAACACGAATATCTTTTTCATAGCCAAGGAAACGATGTTGTACTACAAGACGAGGAAGGTCAAGTTATTTCCACTTTACCTACTGAAGAATTGGCGTCTAGCAAAGGGGATTTGGTTGGCTACGACTATTTTAAAGACAAACAAAGTGTGAGCTATAATAAAAACTTTGTTGCAATGTTTGAAATGCCTTCTATTACGGGTAAAGAACTAAAAGTAAATCTATGGATGAAGGGTTATAAGGGACGTGAAATATTTACTGTAAAAGCTCCACACTCAAGAGCCATAAATTCAAAATCTGTTCCTGAAGAACTGTATCATAAAGAATCACCAACCTTGGTTGTTAGGCAAAGTGGAGAGGCTCATTCAAGACCTTTTGTGACTATTATTGATGCTTTTAATACTACAGACAATTACAAAATTGAAAACGTTAACTATTTCTCATCTCAGGATACAAACTCCGATTTCATAGGAGTTGATGTTTCTACATCTGGTATTCAAAAAGATTACATTTTTAATGATACAAAAGGGAAGCGTATATACAAAACTAGTAATGGAAACTTTAAGGGGACTTATGGAGTGATATCCACAACAAAGAGTGTGGTAAAATCCTTGTTTCTTGGCAATGGAGAGCTATTGGAAAAAGAGGGATGGAAAATTGAAGCCTCTAACTCTGGTTCAAATATTTTGCTTGAAAGAACCTCAGATGGCTTTTTTATTGACGCATCACATAATTTTATTTTAACAATTCCAACTTCAGGTCTTGCTAGTAAAGCTCAACTCTATACTGTAAATAAGGATGGCATAAAGAGAAGCTTCAAAAGGATTGAGGTTAATAAAAGTCATTTGAAATTTAAAATTCCTGCTTTAAGCGGTGTGCAACTTTTCATGGAGTAG
- a CDS encoding endoglucanase, whose amino-acid sequence MPIIKYLFICVLFIACTNEVKTPLEVTPKGITEPRGGEDLSPVKGVSEYGQLSVDGNKIVDKNGKAVQLRGMSLFWSQWIGKYYNAETVKWLKDDWQCNVVRAAMAVENGGYLENPESEKAKVYAVVDAAIKEDIYVIVDWHDHHSENHTEEAKVFFGELAQKYGNVPNIIYETYNEPLNVSWTNVLKPYHETIIAEIRKHDPDNLVICGTRNWSQNVDDVIGNKIADANVAYTLHYYAATHKQSLRDLAKKAITADVPLFVTEYGISEASGNGSLNHEEAIKWWGFLDENSISHCNWSIADKEELSAALNPKASSTGGWAQKDLTISGHLVRLEIREKN is encoded by the coding sequence ATGCCAATCATTAAGTATTTATTCATTTGTGTTTTATTTATTGCTTGTACCAATGAAGTCAAAACACCTTTAGAAGTCACTCCCAAAGGAATCACAGAACCTAGAGGTGGAGAAGACCTAAGCCCAGTTAAAGGTGTATCTGAATATGGTCAACTGAGCGTAGATGGGAATAAAATCGTGGATAAAAATGGAAAAGCTGTTCAATTGAGAGGAATGTCACTTTTTTGGAGTCAGTGGATTGGTAAGTATTACAATGCCGAAACAGTAAAATGGTTAAAAGATGACTGGCAATGTAACGTTGTGAGAGCAGCCATGGCTGTAGAAAATGGTGGTTATTTAGAAAACCCTGAATCTGAAAAGGCTAAAGTATATGCAGTTGTAGACGCCGCCATAAAAGAAGATATTTATGTAATAGTTGATTGGCACGACCATCATAGTGAAAATCACACAGAAGAAGCTAAAGTCTTTTTTGGAGAACTAGCACAGAAGTACGGAAACGTCCCCAATATCATTTATGAAACATACAATGAACCACTGAATGTTTCTTGGACAAATGTTCTTAAGCCCTATCACGAAACTATTATTGCAGAAATAAGGAAGCACGACCCAGACAATTTAGTGATATGTGGTACACGAAACTGGTCTCAAAACGTAGACGACGTCATTGGCAATAAAATAGCCGACGCAAATGTGGCCTACACGCTTCACTATTATGCCGCAACACATAAGCAAAGCCTCAGAGATTTAGCAAAAAAAGCTATAACAGCCGATGTGCCACTTTTTGTGACTGAATATGGTATTTCCGAAGCATCAGGAAATGGCTCCTTAAACCATGAAGAAGCTATAAAGTGGTGGGGTTTTTTAGATGAAAATTCGATTTCACATTGCAATTGGTCCATCGCCGATAAAGAAGAGTTGTCCGCTGCACTAAATCCAAAAGCTAGCTCAACTGGTGGTTGGGCTCAAAAAGACCTTACTATTTCTGGCCATTTGGTCAGATTAGAAATAAGAGAGAAAAATTAA
- a CDS encoding DNA-binding transcriptional regulator, LysR family codes for MGYQLELRHIRYFLAVAEELHFRKAAERLYISQPGLSRQIKEMEESLGFVLFERHNRKVELTKAGSYLKEALQLQLKTLENSIHHAKLIDSGIEGEIALAYVGSAMQAIIPKLLLDFEEKHSNIIFNLKEMDNQSQVEGLLSLDLDIGFVRVEKVPKGLSLYPVLNESFCLALPISHHLNTDNFKDMSQLKNESFILFDSKYSPSYYEKVMQIFDGYGFIPNVTHNTIHADSIYKLVENNFGVSIVPKSLRLSHMSGIKFIELNDVPQKTTLSAVWNIENKNPAIQHFITVVKGLN; via the coding sequence ATGGGTTATCAATTAGAGTTAAGACACATCCGCTATTTCCTTGCTGTCGCCGAAGAACTTCATTTTAGAAAAGCGGCAGAACGGCTTTACATCTCACAACCTGGCTTGAGTCGCCAAATCAAGGAAATGGAAGAAAGCTTGGGTTTCGTCTTATTTGAAAGGCACAATCGAAAAGTTGAACTGACAAAGGCTGGTTCGTATCTTAAAGAGGCTTTACAATTGCAACTAAAGACTTTAGAAAACAGTATACATCACGCCAAATTGATTGATTCGGGTATTGAAGGGGAGATTGCACTTGCTTATGTTGGCTCCGCAATGCAAGCAATCATTCCAAAACTGTTGCTCGATTTTGAAGAAAAGCACTCAAACATCATTTTTAACCTTAAAGAAATGGATAACCAAAGTCAAGTCGAAGGGTTACTTTCGCTTGATTTAGACATTGGGTTTGTTAGGGTAGAAAAAGTACCCAAAGGCCTTTCTTTATATCCTGTTCTAAATGAGTCTTTTTGTTTGGCTTTGCCTATATCACACCATCTCAACACAGATAATTTCAAAGATATGAGTCAACTAAAAAACGAATCTTTCATTTTATTTGATTCTAAATACAGCCCTTCGTATTATGAAAAAGTTATGCAAATTTTTGATGGATACGGCTTTATTCCAAACGTTACTCATAATACAATTCACGCAGATTCCATCTATAAATTAGTCGAAAACAACTTTGGAGTTTCTATCGTACCCAAATCTCTTAGGCTAAGCCACATGTCTGGAATAAAGTTTATTGAACTCAATGATGTGCCTCAGAAAACAACACTATCGGCAGTTTGGAATATTGAAAATAAAAATCCAGCAATTCAACATTTTATAACGGTGGTTAAGGGCTTAAATTAA